AGGAAGAGAGTATTGTTGTAGAAGATTGAAAATGTTGTTGCTTCGTAGTCTGCCACTTCATTCTTTTTCCACAAAATTCTGCAAACACAGGGAGAAGATGATGCATGTCAAACATTTCCAAGTATACAggaaattaacagcacaatcctaacttgcgctggaatggggaggctggtaGGCCCGCCCCATACCCAGCATAGGTTTGGGGCTAAAAGCATCTCAGCCTAGGCTTCCCCTTAGCCCGGGGAAAGCCGCttcagccccaatggggctactcagatctgccccaagAACAGGGATAGgttccggcataagtgccagatcctgactccaTCTCCCACTCAAGCAGAGGGGTCCGCTGACTTCCTGCACTTCCTGAAATGCTTGCACTACTAAtggtaagtttttttaaaaaaaatttaaccccagcagcagcgcaattgtggcgatcatgttgctgcctttcccatcgcctgccccttaagggggcaaagataGGACTTCCCTGACTGGGATGTCACAACGtcccaatttgggaacctctgggttaAGATAATGTACATCATCCCAAGTTCCCTGGAGAAAAGTAGAACCAAGTATCAACACAACCATCACCAAGTTACAGTCTCCAGTCAAAACAGACATTAGAGGGTGGAAACAAAGGGGAGTGTGAAAATTTAATTTCTCAGCTCCCTTTTCATGAAGATAGGGGGTGGCAAATAAGAACCTGTGTCACACCTGATCATCACCAGGCATACCTCTCATCTTTCTCCTTACGGGACATCTTCCTATTGTCAGCTTCAGAAAGCTTGCGAGTTACTTCCTTGGAAACAGCATCTTCTCTCTTCTGGGCTACCCTGAAAAAGACAGCATTTACATTccatgtttaattttttaataagGTCAGTTCATGGGCTGCCATCAGATTTCATAAAATGCATTCCCAAAGCAGCACAGAAGTACCACAGTAGGTGTAGACTGCAGGATGGGGTGAAGGAAGGTCCCACTGCCTGTAGAGGCACAAACCAGAGTCCAAACTCTCAATTCTAGACAACATTCATAGGTTCATGCTGGCGCAAACAATATTCTCCAACTGCTAGCGGATAATTACTGGGACCAGCTAAGTGCAACAGATATGCTGATTGTACTATTACAATCATAGATGTGTAAAACTTTTTGCCAAACTAGACAGGCGAAAGATATTTTAATTCCTAAAACGAAATGTACATGTACAAAATTAGTCTGTTTTCTGCCCAATTAAGGAACTGCCTTGCTCAGGGAGGTCCATCCATGAGGTGAGATGATGCAGGTAGCATACACAGCTGATGGGGTTGGACAAGAAAGTAGTGAATCCAGAAGCAAGCAAAACACAGATGATCTGCCTCCTTCCCACGTTCTACATGTGGTTTCTTCAAATGCAAAAGTGCAGGACTTTCAGTTTTATTTGCAATTACCACACAAGCCAAGGAGCTCTTTTATTTGCACAGTCCCTTAAAGTAAAAGAAGGTCCCATGAGCCTGCATTTGAAGACACCATGCAAGGAGCACATTAAGAGGgctctttttttggtttgtttttatggtgcagaggtggcagcagactcaagGCGGCACTGGATGGCATCTTGGGTCGTACCACCTCCAGCTTCAAAGCCTCACCAAAAGCAAGCCTCTGGATTTTTGACAAGAACAATAAGGCTCATTTTAAAAGACTTTCTGCTAGTCAGGGTGAAACTAAGGAATACTAGCAGATTATGTAGTCTAAATCCACACAGTAGAGTACATTTTAAGAAGAGCAGTATCATTACCTGTACtaaaaatggaaagaaatctAACCACTTACTTGTGTTTCAGAACAAACTTTACATTCTTGTAGGCGAAAGCGACCAGATACGTGCTGACAAGGGTCATTACGCTGTAGAGGACTGCAGACTGAACAAGATCCATATGCCATATCCTCCAGTAGAGCCCTAAGAAAAAGATATTTAACATGGTTAATTATGTTTTAGGGCTTCCACAATCAACAACACACCAGGCCAAACATCAccatcttgaatatattcatgATTACGTTTGTTAGAGCAGTTACCACTGGACACAATGCTTTCACAATTCAAATATTCTCACTGATTCAAAACAGAAAAGAGCAAAACTTTGGCTGCAAAAGCATGTATCTCCAGTTGGTGCTCTGCTGTGTTCCAGCTAATTATAAGCTATATACATCATCCTCCACGCTACAGCTAACTATAGCACTAGCATGTATGTGCTCCTTTATTTCAGCATTAAAGAAAGGAAGCAACAGACTTTGAAAGAAAGGAGTAATTTTTAGGTCTAGCCCACAGCAAAACCTCTTTGTAATGAATGCCACATTCATAGCAACATATTCCACCAATGTGCTCTAATCTGTGCAGGCTCCCATGATCAAAGCTGGCTTCCTGATGTACAAAGTGTGTGAACTGGCCTCTCCATAGATACAGCTTCAGCAAACCATCACTGTTAAGTCACAGTAGCTAAAAAAAAGAACTGCTGTGATTACGAAAACCACTATGTTCCCTGGTCggttatacacacacatatatattatTTCTACACAATCGTGAGCATGTATGTTGCAGTGAATACCTTCAGAAACACTGCAGGAAGCCCATGTTTCGCTTTTTTATTATACTTTGACAATCAATTAACATGGTGAAACGCAAAAGAGGAGGGGTAATACCACCTAGTGGCCACTAAAATAATTCACTGCAATGATACATTGCAATAAAATAATTCCTTAGAAAACTCATAATTTCTAATCAAAATACACACACCACTAGACACTCACTTGATATGGCTTATCTGAACCATATCAATCCACTGCCCCTCTGGCCAACAACAGAATTACTAGTCTTCAGACCCCCTTATAAACCTGAAGGggataaaaaaaatttcatttattttacgACTGTTCCCCTTTTCTGCTACTCTCAGTCATTATGGAGTTGGAGATGTGCTCAAAAAGCAATATCCAGTACCAGTGGTGGAACTCAATAGTATTCAAAAAATGTATGCTATCCAAAATGCATCAATCTACAACATGTACATGGTGTGTCTGGAAAACATATGCCTCTGCTAGTTCTTACCAATATCATGATATTAACATGCTCCACTTTCATTCTAAAATACAGATGTCAGAAaacaacacaagaacagccccactggatcaggccataggcccatctagtccagcttcctgtatctcacagcggcccaccaaatgccccagggaacacaccaggtaacaagagacctgcaccctggtgccctcccttgcactggcattctgacatagcccatttctaaaatcaggaggttgcatgtacacatcatggcttgtaccccgtaatggatttttcctccagaaacttgtccaatccccttttaaaggcgtccaggccacatgccgtcaccacatccagcggcaaggagttccacagaccaaccacacgctgagtaaagaaatattttattttgtctgtcctaactctcccaacactcggttttagtggatgtcccctggttcaggtgttgtgtgagagtgtaaagagcatctctctataacAAAAAGGAGCTTGCACAGCACATGCTCCTTAAGTTAATCCCCTTCCCTGCGAATGGGAAAGGCCCATCCACGCAGAAGTTCTGAAGACATAAGACCCACCAAAACCAGTCCTTGACAACTCCACTGATTTCAGGCAGCGAAACTGCAAAAGACCATTGTCTtggtctccagtgagcttctgatTGCAGACACCACTAGGCTAAGTGGACAAAGGTTTTGAATCCATAGGAAGCATCACTATGCCTTCACAAGAGGTATCTAAAGATCTCTACACAAAAAATGTTATGGAATGATGAATGCAACACGTGATTCATTGCCACATGAGCAGGACATGAGCATACGGAAGGAATCACACAATGCTCGTAACTCCCTGAAACTAGCCTATGTGGTATTGCCACAGATGACTCCTATTTATCCACACAGTTGTTTGCGATTCAAAGGCAAGCCTGCCAACCTTAACCTCAGCAGTCAGAGGAAAAAATAAGTGTGTTCTCAAGGTCTGATCCCACCAGCCCCGACCTCTTGAGGTCAGCATCTAATGCAGCGTTAACGCAAGCCTGGAAAAAGCTCAGTTTTCATCCAGGTTCCCGAGCTTCAACAAGcactccaggctgcccctgcagcACACTGCCTGGCCCATTCATGCCCATTTCACAGCTGGATGAGCTGAGAAGGGAAAGAAGCAAGAAAACGGCCACAGCCGAGACTGAGAAGACAGGCTCGGAGATGCAGGGACGGGGCACAGCTCAGGGAAGAGCAACTGCCCAGAAGCAGCAGCCCGCAGGCAGCCCCAGACAGGGCTGAGTCACTGTATCAAGATGCTGCCTGGACAGTTTCCCCTCTCCCCTCATCTGCTCTGGGTCTCACTGCAGTGTGGGGCAGAGTCAAGGTCCTCCTTACGGGCGCGAGGCTGAAGTTCAAACAGCACAGTCGGTCCTTCTCAGGAGTCCAACCCCAGTGCGAGGCCGAAGTTCAGCCGGCAAAGCCACCCCAGTTTGCTCCCGCTTATGGGTCCTGCCCCAGCCCGAGGCTGCAGTTCAACAGGCAACGCGGCCCCGTTTTGGCCCTTCCTGTGGGTCCAGCCCCAGCATGAGGTTGAAGCCCAACCGGCGAAGCCACCCCAATTCCCGCTTCCCGGTGGGCCCAGCTGCAGCAGGAGCTGCAGACCAGGAGCTGCTCGCGGTCCAGCCCAGCACGAGGCCGCCCCGGCAGCTGCCGAACTCACAGATGGGGATGGCGGAGACGATGAAGGCGTTGCCGAAGAAGAGCGCCGAGGACTTGGCCGAGAGGTTGCGGCTGAAGTCCTGCAGGAGCAGCTCCTCCTCGGACTGCTGCCGCGCCCCGCCGCCGCCCTTCGGAGCCATCGCcgccgagcgagcgagcgagttAGAGTGAGGAGGGGGCTCAACTGACACGCGGCGCCGGGGCAGCACTTCCGGTCCCTACGGCCGCTTCCGGGTCAGTCTTTCCGGAGGCCTTTCCCTCTTCGAATGGCGCTGCTGGCATCAAGCGGCAGCGAAAAGCAGCCTCGAACGGAAGTCCCGCCTCCGCGGAGTAAGCAACGCTTCCGGGTCAGCAGCCCACCGTTGACGTGTcctaagcagtggagggaaaggTAGAGATAGAAAAAGGCTAGAGTCGCACGCGCAGTCCGTTTCCGGGCCTGTAGATGTTCCTCCTGCAAGTGGGATCTGCTgctaggcaggcagggaggactCTTGTGGAGGGGAGCAGGAGTGGCTGGGCTCCCTTCGGGGCAGAGACCACAGCTTAGGCCCGCGGCTTCGTTCAGGTCTCCACACAAAGCTCAGGGGAAGGCTGAGGCCAGGGAGGGACCGCAAGGGGCCTGTGCTGCGGTGGCTCCCAGTTCTTAGCCTCAGGGTGCACTGGCAGTGACGCCATCGACCTGGgagtgacgtcatggccagaagtgacattatcaagctggAAAGTTTTTAGCATCCCTCAGTACGACACAATCAAATTTAATGAATTAATTAAGAGTTTACAAGAAGTATAAGTTTACAAAGTTATTTGAAATAAAGGCACTTTAAAATAAAGccacagtgatgtcatcaacttggaagtgatgtcacggtcagaagtgacatcatcaagcaggaaaatttttaacagccccccccccccgagaaaaaACCCTGAGAAAATACACTTCCTGTGATAATCCATTCATTCACTTGGCcttctctttcattttctttataatgTTTTTGGATGTGTTATCCTGTGGCTCAGGCACTGGAGCTTGCACCTAGGCAGAGTTATTCTTGTTAGGGTTGTGTGTGCACAGCCACAGCTGCCTCCTTGTAACAAAGAGTGAACAAACACCTTCAATGGGAAGAAAATGTGTAAATACTGCTCCTGGAGTTATAGGGCTTTGGACAAAGAAAACAAAGGCATTACTGGGTAAATAATGGTACCTGGAACATTTAAAGCCAGGAGTTTCCTGGGCCTGACTGAGAAGGTGTGTCCTTTTAGGAAGGCACAAAAGCTTAATTGCACCACAATCAGAGAAGTTCCTGAAAGGGCAAAAAATATGGCAGAACTTGGGCTGCACCCATGCTCAGGTTGTTGGTGGGAGAGGTTTCCTggagaattagggcacaatcctaaccgcttatgtcagtgctttccagcactgacataagggcaatgcagctctgagataagggaacaaacattcccttactttgaggaggcctccatgagtgacacccaactgcaggatgcagcagacgtcCCAGTGGCACTGcgatgccagtgttggaaagcactcacataagggttaggattacaccctcagCCTGAAAAGACTGCCCAGATGGCCTGGCCCCTGGGCAGTTAGGCTCAATTGTTTATTCAGACAGAGTGGTGCTTGCAGATGAGATTATGCCAAGGTGAAGAGTCTGacggcccaatcttgagctgcccggggcacgcggctgctgcagcgccaaaaacagctgctgccgcatcctgcatgcctcagcatGCCGCGAGTGGCACCTCAAGAGAAGTGGACTTTTGTCCCGTTCTCCTAGGTAGGgaaacagccccgcaatggggctactcactttaccgccgaccaaaaggtcagcggtaaggtaaaggcgttcatgtagggtgccaagccccacacaaacaccttggatccggcggagcagagctcagcactccctccccccagcacgcctcccgcccgccctttctccacctctcacctccccatcacatctcctccccgccctctctctgccctccgcctgcctccccctccccagaacgcctcgcccccctccccgcccccgcttaccgtgtcatggctcggcagtctgtgagaccaccaagcagtggaggatgggcacccgcctggcgctagcccagtgccagccaacactgggctggcacaggcgCTGGCCTGGCcgtaagcctcgcagacatgtcttccagcatgtttgcgacagtgcgctccggcGGAAAACCAGAGTGccgagctcagggttgggctctgaaTCCCTCatagggagtttgagaactgaagtaagtcttggcggggggaTGGTGATGAATGCTTGCACCACTGGCGGGGTcacgggcttttaaaaaaatcacccatctgcagcagcctgggggggggcgtgcagggagccccacagagtccacagcagggctccccatgccttacaacattgaaaaaaaattattgtgaCCCACCTCTGATTTTGTGATTGCAACATCAACACCTTGCTCTGCCACCATGCCTTAGAGTGGCAGAGGCGGGgtttctcaggctggtgggtcatgacccaccaatttgagaacctctgcttttgAGGAAGGTGATACACAGATACTACAGATTTACAGATACACAGATTTCCATTCCAATCAATGGCCCATACTTAGCATGACTGTGATTAGAAGGAGCTGTGGCTCACCCTCTCCAGGGTGAAGTCCTGGCTGACTCCTAGgaatgtcagctaaggaaccaCTGCAGAGTTAAGAGAGACTGTGTACATTTGGGAAAGTGAGGTCACTGGGAACATCAGGTCTCCAGCCTTCTTGCTCGCTAATTACTGACTTCTATAAAAATAAATTGTCCAGGAGATGGTGCTACAGCATATCATTTGTCTCCTGCATATTTTGTCACCTACAGTAGTAATGTCAGGAGAAAAATTAGCTGTATTATTTTTTTGGAGCTGAAATTTCTTTGCTTTCTCCCTAATTCcccacgcacgcacacacacacacacctttattGTACGTTGTGTACTTTATTGCAGTTGTGTGTtagaagcagggcctaggagaagggggtaaagagggtaatttgtatctgggcccagggtcagaaagggggcccaggacccaaaggagggggcccagaaatatcctgggatcttacattttccaatctcacccagactcactgccacaagccatacacaccaggctcaGGAATGCAAACGttccttaagggcgcaatcctaaccccttatgtcagtgctatccagcactggcatagcagtgccaatgggacatgtgctgcatcctgcagttgggtgtcactcacagaggcctcctcagagtaagggaatgtttgttccctcaccttggagctttattgcttttatgtcagtgctggaaaggagttaggattgcgccctaacataaggggttagaattgtgccctaacagtgtcacatctgggaggaaactggactgctacagtagctctttggcttgtggatctgctccccatgaaggagtgtagaagaGCTAGGCGACACAGGTGTGGAACTGCAACTGATGCAGAAGtccgttttggtgtacacaggacactttccattctaatgtgagcctaaatacaatggtaCTAATCTCCTGCAGATTTTCtacatttgaaagattttagagaaacttaggagtgtgtttggttttccgtattactgtatctagctgccagtgctggacaggcaggtagacctgagctctgcattaggaagactggtagacctgggctccaaagactattttggCTGTTGCCACCTttctcctgcctgttttgcccccattatGCCTACCCCTTTTGccacctcccccactctgttccaccacctccttctttgggaaggggcccaaaagaaactttgtaccccctgataaaattcctctcagaggccctggttagaagcatttctttttctttagttTCATGACTAATTTCTTACTTTGGTGGGATGTTAACTACTGACCAGACATTTTCCAAATATTTGTCAAATATTTATACTATGTATGGATACTTTGTATTTGACAATATGTTATTGTGAACATGGAATGGTGGATATAATTTGATATGTGCATGtacaagatggtgtagtggtttgggagaagatccaggttcaaatccctgccgtgaaacttcctgggtgaccttgcatGTCACcctctctcagcttaacctacctcagagggttgttgtgaggtctaAAGGATGGGAgggaccatgtacaccaccctgagctccttggaggaaggatggtataaaaatatgaaagacAAATATGGTTGTGGGAATATTCCTGGACTTGGGAAGTTCCAGTAAACATGTTCTCAAAACTAGACCATAATTTGAACTAGGTGATTATGAAATATGGAGAAAACAGCTTTATGGGACACTGGGTGACCAGCCATAGGTATCTGGTGCTGGAATATCTTCATAAGCCCAATTTTTAGAAAGAGTGCCaagaaaattaatttaaattaataaacTAATTTTTCTCCAGTTAGGGAGACAGTCTCCTACTGGAGACAGTCTGGAGGAATTATTTGGATCTGCATGTCAAGGGTTACAACTGCTGTGCCATGAGTCATCAGCTGCTAAACTCGATTTACCAATTAATTCTTTGGAAGCAACATGTTCCTCAGAAATGTCCCAACAGCTGACCCAACCTCCCCTATGAAAAGCTCAGTTACGcagctgaaatgttgtggttACAGCACAATACTGAAGGTGTTATGTTTCGTCGTGTACCTGAAACAGGCTGTTCCCAAATGCATGAAAGTCAGTCCAGTAGCGTACCtaggggcaaaacggtaagtattgcaggtgctccAACATGTGGTTAAGtagcccctcccattcaccctcctagccattctgggcagcaacagtaATGTGCAGCAATTGCTTTAGCTGCCAGAGCGTCCCTGAGGGCAAGTAGGAAGCGCCACTTACATGCTCATTGGGGCACCTGCAATCTtaacattgccccccccccatgcacactactgagtcacagcccaatcctgcattgCCCAGAGCGTacggctgccatggtgccaaaaacagctgctgtggtATCTTGTGTACCCGAGGCAGGTCTTAAAGTGGAGTCTTCTCTTCTATTTTGTCTCTTCGCCCCAGTTTGGTGTCTTTTGCAGTGGCTgtggctggtgtctcttttgggctggtgtctcttttgtgtcttttGTTATATTGAGAGCCCTTAGGGGACAGGGAAGCATTTGGCCAGAAGGCAATTAGTTAAGTGAGTAACTTTTGAACTATTtttgtggtatataaatattattctAGTTATCTTCATCTTGGAGTGCAATCACTTTGCAAGATTGTTTTCATTGCTCCATATCTAGCTCAGAACATGCGCgcgtgcacagagagagagagagagagagagagagagagagagagaaggcctctgttttgttcccactgcctggaatgtctctgaagaggagggggaggggttgcttgcacagtgcgttcaggcgcctgcaaaacgtagggcacaatcctaaccaggtctactcagaagtaa
This portion of the Tiliqua scincoides isolate rTilSci1 chromosome 3, rTilSci1.hap2, whole genome shotgun sequence genome encodes:
- the SSR3 gene encoding translocon-associated protein subunit gamma, translated to MAPKGGGGARQQSEEELLLQDFSRNLSAKSSALFFGNAFIVSAIPIWLYWRIWHMDLVQSAVLYSVMTLVSTYLVAFAYKNVKFVLKHKVAQKREDAVSKEVTRKLSEADNRKMSRKEKDERILWKKNEVADYEATTFSIFYNNTLFLVLIIIASFFILKNFNPTVNYILSISASSGLIALLSTGSK